The following coding sequences are from one Kushneria phosphatilytica window:
- the pstA gene encoding phosphate ABC transporter permease PstA, with product MNPVYQRRRRLNRFVMVLCLAAALFGIAWLLMILVSLLIQGLPALSPSVFFERTQMSGGGLGNAILGSLVMTALATVGGSIIGIAAGTWLAEYGGRSHLANTIRFINDVLLSAPSIIVGLYIYAIIVLPMGHFSGWAGAASLMVLIIPVVIRSTEDMLLLVSGTLREAASALGAHRWWVVIRVCYTGAKAGIITGILLGCARISGETAPLLFTALNSNQWVFNLNSEMPNLPMVLYQNMTINSFIPAKVDLAWTGALILTAAVLILNILARFISARKG from the coding sequence CAACGCCGTCGCCGACTCAATCGCTTCGTGATGGTGCTGTGTCTTGCTGCTGCCCTCTTTGGTATTGCCTGGCTGCTGATGATCCTGGTGTCGCTGCTGATTCAGGGGCTGCCGGCTCTTTCGCCCAGTGTTTTCTTCGAGCGTACCCAGATGTCGGGTGGGGGACTGGGCAATGCCATTCTGGGCAGTCTGGTCATGACTGCACTGGCCACTGTCGGGGGCTCGATCATTGGTATTGCCGCTGGCACATGGCTGGCTGAATATGGCGGCCGCTCGCATCTGGCCAACACCATACGTTTCATCAATGACGTATTGCTGTCGGCACCATCGATCATTGTCGGTTTGTATATCTACGCCATCATCGTGCTACCGATGGGCCACTTCTCGGGATGGGCCGGTGCTGCCTCGCTGATGGTGCTGATTATTCCGGTCGTTATCCGCTCGACCGAAGACATGCTGTTGCTGGTATCAGGCACCCTGCGCGAAGCAGCATCGGCCCTGGGGGCACATCGCTGGTGGGTTGTGATCCGGGTCTGCTATACCGGAGCAAAGGCCGGCATCATTACCGGGATTCTGCTGGGCTGTGCCCGTATCAGCGGGGAGACGGCGCCGCTGCTGTTCACGGCACTCAACTCCAACCAGTGGGTGTTCAACCTGAACAGCGAGATGCCCAACCTGCCGATGGTGCTCTACCAGAACATGACCATCAATTCATTCATTCCAGCCAAGGTTGATCTGGCGTGGACGGGGGCACTGATCCTGACGGCCGCCGTACTGATTCTGAATATCCTGGCGCGTTTCATTTCCGCCAGAAAAGGATGA
- the pstB gene encoding phosphate ABC transporter ATP-binding protein PstB — translation MTQTQARSAPNAVEGSSTPVSERPTTRQAHDGDHAAASTPESSDETRARNETSSSGSEQAQHEAKLLVRDLNFHYGDFQALKNISMAVPANQVTAFIGPSGCGKSTLLRCFNRIHDLYPGLKTQGELLLDGQNVLDRKVDVNLLRARIGMVFQKPTPFPMSVYDNIAFGVKLYERLSKRDMDERVEWALKKAALWDEVKDKLKQSGQALSGGQQQRLCIARTIAVKPEVILLDEPTSALDPISTGYIEDLINELKRDYTIVIVTHNMQQAARVSDITAFMYLGELIECDDTDTIFTHPANKQTEDYITGRYG, via the coding sequence ATGACCCAAACTCAAGCACGCTCCGCGCCCAACGCTGTCGAGGGCAGCTCCACTCCGGTCAGTGAGCGCCCCACCACACGCCAGGCGCACGATGGCGATCACGCTGCGGCTTCGACACCGGAAAGCAGCGATGAGACCCGCGCCCGTAACGAAACGAGCTCCTCGGGCAGTGAGCAGGCGCAGCATGAAGCCAAGTTGCTGGTGCGCGACCTGAATTTCCATTACGGGGATTTCCAGGCGCTGAAAAACATCTCCATGGCGGTCCCGGCCAATCAGGTCACGGCCTTTATCGGGCCTTCCGGTTGTGGCAAGTCGACCCTGTTGCGCTGCTTCAATCGTATTCACGATCTCTACCCGGGGCTCAAGACCCAGGGCGAGTTGCTGCTGGATGGGCAGAACGTCCTCGACCGCAAGGTCGACGTCAATCTGCTGCGCGCCCGTATTGGCATGGTCTTTCAGAAACCCACGCCGTTTCCGATGTCGGTCTACGACAATATTGCCTTTGGGGTAAAGCTTTACGAGCGCCTTTCGAAGCGTGATATGGATGAGCGCGTGGAGTGGGCGCTGAAGAAGGCGGCGTTGTGGGACGAGGTCAAGGACAAGCTCAAGCAGAGCGGTCAGGCGCTCTCCGGTGGTCAGCAGCAGCGCCTGTGCATTGCCCGTACCATCGCGGTCAAGCCTGAGGTGATTCTGCTGGATGAGCCGACCTCGGCACTCGATCCCATCTCCACGGGGTATATTGAAGATCTGATCAACGAGCTCAAGCGTGACTACACCATCGTGATCGTCACTCACAACATGCAGCAGGCGGCTCGCGTCTCGGATATTACCGCCTTCATGTATCTGGGTGAGCTGATCGAGTGTGATGATACCGATACCATCTTTACCCATCCGGCCAACAAGCAGACCGAAGACTATATAACAGGTCGTTATGGATAA
- a CDS encoding BCCT family transporter gives MAIPPRQRVFIASALVIAILVAIGAIFPDSFSAGASAALNGVTHLFGWFYMFSVFGFVIFLLVLAFSKYGKIRLGPQESKPNYSFFSWVSMLLAAGFGVGLVFYGMAEPMTHFANPPYGDMEGGTPQAARYAIQYAFFNWGVHQWAAFSVVGLIIAYTQFRKGQSGLVSTVMSPLTAKLGRGRVLAGGILNTFAVVATVMGVATSIGLAVLQINGGLHAVFGVAEGFKWQAIILFAMFVCYMASAVSGLDKGIKRLSNLNMALAIGLMLYVLITGPTIAILETITLGIGDYLQNFFIMSLRLSPYNDSSWVDSWTVFYWAWVIAWSPFVGTFVARVSRGRTIKEYVFGVLVVPPLLACLWIGVFGGAALHMDLFQGTNLAQATSDNITTALFNMLDLMPFSFVISLIAMLLIFIFLVTSADSAAYIVAQMTDKGSLNPPMYKKVTWGILIAAICLILITAGGKSGLSGLQSAAVVSALPFTLIVYGMVYMILKELRADRRAMLRNLYRQHGDTPVGADAFEADELSGTHEERIRRSPGTIRNRQINFRGGTSSGDE, from the coding sequence ATGGCCATTCCTCCACGTCAGCGTGTCTTTATCGCTTCGGCACTCGTGATTGCGATCCTGGTAGCAATAGGGGCCATCTTTCCCGATAGCTTCAGCGCAGGAGCTTCTGCAGCACTGAACGGTGTCACGCATCTGTTTGGCTGGTTCTACATGTTCTCGGTATTCGGGTTCGTGATCTTTCTGCTGGTGCTGGCATTCAGCAAATACGGCAAGATTCGGCTCGGCCCTCAGGAGAGCAAGCCCAACTACAGCTTTTTCTCCTGGGTCAGCATGCTGCTGGCCGCCGGCTTCGGGGTAGGGCTGGTGTTCTACGGCATGGCCGAACCGATGACGCATTTCGCCAATCCGCCCTATGGCGATATGGAAGGCGGTACCCCTCAGGCCGCGCGTTATGCCATCCAGTATGCGTTCTTCAACTGGGGTGTACACCAGTGGGCCGCTTTCTCGGTGGTCGGGCTGATCATCGCTTATACCCAGTTTCGCAAGGGGCAGAGTGGTCTGGTCTCTACGGTCATGTCACCGCTGACAGCAAAACTGGGACGCGGTCGAGTACTCGCCGGCGGCATTCTCAATACCTTTGCCGTAGTCGCCACGGTGATGGGTGTGGCGACGTCGATCGGACTGGCCGTGCTACAGATCAACGGCGGCCTTCATGCCGTTTTCGGCGTGGCCGAAGGCTTCAAATGGCAGGCCATCATCCTGTTTGCCATGTTCGTCTGTTACATGGCTTCGGCAGTTTCCGGGCTCGACAAGGGCATCAAGCGCCTGTCGAATCTCAACATGGCACTCGCCATCGGGCTGATGCTCTATGTCCTGATTACCGGGCCGACGATTGCCATCCTGGAAACCATTACTCTCGGCATTGGTGATTATCTGCAGAATTTCTTCATCATGAGTCTGCGCCTGTCGCCCTACAACGATTCCAGCTGGGTCGATAGCTGGACCGTGTTCTACTGGGCCTGGGTGATTGCCTGGTCGCCGTTCGTGGGGACTTTCGTGGCTCGCGTATCGCGGGGGCGTACCATCAAGGAGTATGTTTTTGGGGTTCTGGTCGTGCCGCCGCTGCTGGCCTGTCTGTGGATTGGCGTATTCGGCGGTGCCGCGCTGCACATGGATCTCTTCCAGGGGACGAACCTGGCGCAGGCAACCAGCGACAATATCACCACGGCTCTGTTCAACATGCTGGACCTGATGCCGTTCTCGTTTGTGATCTCGCTGATCGCCATGCTGCTGATCTTCATTTTTCTGGTCACTTCCGCAGATTCGGCGGCCTATATCGTTGCTCAGATGACCGACAAGGGGTCGCTCAATCCGCCGATGTACAAGAAGGTGACCTGGGGGATTCTGATCGCGGCCATCTGTCTGATCCTGATTACGGCAGGGGGCAAGAGCGGCTTGTCCGGCTTGCAGTCGGCTGCCGTGGTCTCGGCGCTACCTTTCACGCTGATTGTTTATGGCATGGTTTACATGATCCTCAAGGAGCTGCGGGCCGATCGTCGGGCGATGCTGCGTAATCTCTATCGTCAGCATGGTGATACCCCGGTGGGGGCAGATGCCTTCGAGGCTGATGAACTCTCGGGGACCCATGAGGAGCGTATTCGGCGCTCACCGGGGACCATTCGCAATCGTCAGATCAATTTCCGTGGCGGTACCAGCTCCGGGGATGAGTAA
- a CDS encoding extensin-like domain-containing protein, producing the protein MRYLLLMIVVAAGVFLAGLWQHWEGWPWRDVPRRYNPFAPLHVDDPPSLLTRIKRERIAHDPKACRATLEQARRAGEVAYRAVGSPSIGQCQLHHAVRIRSTSVDFNHSFLASCPLAVAWLRFERHQLQPAARDLFDAPVRHVIHYGSFACRNIYHRKDARRSAHATAEALDIAAFRLADGTSVSVQKNWAKHSDDDRRSRFLHRIHEGACQEFSTVLGPGYNAAHANHFHLGVDGFSVCR; encoded by the coding sequence ATGCGCTATCTCCTGCTGATGATTGTTGTTGCGGCTGGCGTTTTTCTGGCCGGTCTCTGGCAACACTGGGAAGGCTGGCCGTGGCGAGACGTTCCTCGGCGTTACAATCCGTTTGCCCCATTGCATGTTGATGATCCGCCATCCCTGTTGACTCGAATCAAACGCGAACGCATTGCGCACGATCCAAAGGCATGCCGGGCCACCCTGGAGCAGGCTCGGCGGGCCGGTGAAGTGGCGTATCGGGCGGTAGGCAGCCCCTCCATCGGTCAATGCCAGCTGCATCATGCTGTACGCATTCGTTCAACCAGCGTCGATTTCAACCACTCCTTTCTGGCGTCCTGCCCGCTGGCAGTCGCCTGGCTGCGTTTCGAGCGACATCAGTTGCAGCCGGCTGCCCGGGACCTTTTCGATGCCCCGGTACGCCATGTCATCCACTATGGCAGCTTCGCCTGTCGCAATATCTATCATCGCAAGGATGCTCGACGCAGTGCGCATGCGACGGCCGAAGCGCTTGATATTGCTGCCTTTCGGCTGGCGGACGGTACGTCTGTCAGCGTGCAGAAAAACTGGGCGAAGCACTCGGATGATGATCGACGCAGCCGTTTTCTGCATCGCATTCATGAGGGGGCCTGCCAGGAGTTCTCCACTGTACTGGGTCCGGGATACAACGCTGCTCACGCCAATCACTTCCATCTCGGCGTGGATGGGTTCAGTGTCTGTCGTTGA
- a CDS encoding VOC family protein — protein MFSHIQLGARDLPRLAAFYDHILEPLGLVRLESVSDGGPPDVIWRRPGTQWPLFILQYPWNGLPATWGNGSQVSFSAPSREAVDLAWRRVVDHGGLSEGVPDLRPNYGPDFYAAYARDPEGNKLCFAYAERLDAVMAGAEMAHQHA, from the coding sequence ATGTTCAGCCATATCCAGCTTGGCGCGCGAGATCTACCGCGGCTGGCCGCTTTCTACGACCATATCCTCGAACCGCTCGGTCTTGTGCGGCTGGAATCTGTCAGTGACGGCGGACCTCCGGATGTCATCTGGCGCCGTCCCGGTACCCAGTGGCCGCTGTTCATTCTGCAATATCCCTGGAACGGGCTGCCGGCCACCTGGGGCAACGGTAGTCAGGTGAGCTTTTCGGCGCCCTCCAGGGAGGCAGTGGATCTGGCCTGGCGACGGGTAGTCGATCATGGCGGGCTCAGCGAGGGTGTGCCTGATCTGAGACCCAATTATGGTCCGGATTTTTATGCGGCTTATGCCAGAGACCCGGAAGGCAACAAGCTCTGTTTTGCGTATGCAGAACGACTCGATGCCGTGATGGCAGGGGCCGAGATGGCGCATCAGCACGCCTGA
- the purE gene encoding 5-(carboxyamino)imidazole ribonucleotide mutase, translating to MQVRVGVIMGSTSDWPVMEHAVNMLEQLGVACETRIVSAHRTPELLFEYAGQAAERGLEVIIAGAGGAAHLPGMVASRTPVPVLGVPVESKALNGLDSLLSIVQMPGGVAVGTLAIGKAGATNAGLLAAQIIGTHDSSVREAVERFRAEQSQKVMDQPDPRASSSS from the coding sequence ATGCAGGTACGCGTCGGGGTGATCATGGGCTCCACATCGGACTGGCCGGTCATGGAGCACGCCGTCAATATGCTCGAACAGCTGGGTGTGGCATGCGAAACACGCATTGTCTCCGCTCATCGCACGCCCGAGCTGCTGTTCGAGTACGCCGGGCAGGCTGCCGAGCGGGGTCTTGAAGTGATCATCGCCGGCGCTGGTGGTGCGGCGCACCTGCCGGGGATGGTGGCCTCGCGCACACCAGTGCCGGTACTGGGGGTGCCGGTGGAGTCGAAGGCGCTCAATGGCCTTGATTCACTTTTGTCGATCGTACAGATGCCGGGAGGAGTTGCCGTGGGTACGCTGGCCATTGGCAAGGCCGGTGCAACCAATGCCGGGCTGCTGGCGGCTCAGATCATTGGCACACATGACAGCAGTGTTCGCGAAGCCGTCGAGCGTTTTCGTGCCGAGCAGAGCCAGAAGGTAATGGATCAGCCTGACCCTCGAGCCTCGTCATCATCCTGA
- a CDS encoding 5-(carboxyamino)imidazole ribonucleotide synthase, producing the protein MRIGILGAGQLGRMLALAGMPLGQRFVFYDTTGSPSAGIGEVISDPERAQVESFLEQVDLVSFEFEHLPLDLVEFIETRKPVLPGSRALKICQHRGEEKALFDRLAIPTPEYRLVDSAEALCAATEELGAPVVAKSVTEGYDGKGQAVLRHPDEAEAAWHRIGHPQLIVETMVDFVREVSIIAVRSRDGEVRCYPMAENQHVEGILRYSVAPLPDLAASTQQQANAYIQSLLEALDYVGVLTLELFQTHDGQLLANEMAPRVHNSGHWSQDGAVTSQFENHLRAVAGLPLGSTEARLPSCMINMIGREADARALLSLPDVHLHRYDKSERPGRKLGHVNVVANDHATLLERVRTCVTCLPEAPPVSFSFEHD; encoded by the coding sequence ATGCGCATCGGAATTCTCGGAGCAGGACAACTGGGTCGCATGCTGGCCCTGGCGGGTATGCCACTGGGTCAGCGGTTTGTATTTTATGATACGACCGGCTCGCCCAGTGCCGGCATCGGTGAGGTGATCAGTGATCCGGAGCGTGCCCAGGTCGAGAGCTTTCTTGAACAGGTCGATCTGGTGAGTTTCGAGTTCGAACATCTGCCGCTGGATCTGGTGGAATTCATCGAGACACGCAAGCCCGTATTGCCCGGTAGCCGAGCGCTGAAGATATGCCAGCATCGTGGCGAAGAGAAGGCCCTGTTTGATCGGCTCGCTATTCCCACGCCCGAATATCGACTGGTTGACAGTGCTGAAGCACTGTGCGCCGCTACCGAAGAACTGGGGGCGCCTGTCGTCGCCAAATCGGTCACAGAGGGCTATGACGGCAAGGGGCAGGCGGTGCTGCGGCATCCTGATGAAGCCGAGGCGGCCTGGCACCGCATTGGCCATCCGCAGCTGATCGTGGAAACAATGGTCGATTTCGTGCGCGAAGTGTCGATCATCGCTGTGCGCAGTCGCGATGGTGAGGTGCGCTGCTATCCGATGGCGGAGAATCAGCATGTCGAAGGCATTCTGCGCTATTCGGTGGCACCGTTGCCGGACCTGGCGGCTTCGACCCAGCAGCAGGCGAATGCGTATATCCAGTCATTACTCGAGGCGCTTGATTATGTCGGCGTGCTGACCCTGGAGCTGTTTCAGACCCATGATGGCCAGCTGTTGGCCAACGAGATGGCGCCCCGGGTGCACAACTCCGGTCACTGGAGCCAGGATGGCGCTGTCACCAGTCAGTTCGAGAATCATCTGCGTGCCGTGGCAGGGCTGCCGCTGGGCAGCACCGAGGCGCGCCTGCCCAGTTGCATGATCAACATGATTGGCCGGGAAGCCGATGCCAGGGCGCTGTTGTCACTGCCTGATGTACATCTGCACCGTTATGACAAGAGCGAGCGGCCCGGTCGCAAGCTTGGCCATGTCAATGTCGTGGCCAATGACCATGCCACGCTGCTGGAGCGGGTACGAACCTGCGTGACCTGTCTGCCCGAGGCACCGCCCGTCTCATTCAGTTTCGAGCATGACTGA
- a CDS encoding ribonucleotide reductase N-terminal alpha domain-containing protein, which produces MSPHSSSLGSHRTAGARDFIDTLMQGIEAGWLEPQLTRFDLPRLARAVAQCTTHPFGSIDNRSFRAFPEETSPGLLMRVAMGLARHESHPDEQALTFFTLMSNGEFLPAAQVLRHVGTSSAPTLEGIMTLATPGACNYTSKWCSGDTLDWSSLAADTWPPSFAGCCIGLNVWHADLETFLTGIVSDPTVTTMLWLPDLFMKRLAEDGNWTLLPPHQCPELNGLYGAAFEARYLAHEQRVAQEPGLPHECVRARTLWQRLLQLLSHNSGPGLMFRDTCNLASLQRHAGMIHGPSADGALLLNSDADTVATAVRGIINLERHLDGSHVDHKRLQHTARLAVRMLDNAIELLAPDARSGHTLCHYRSQGIAPGGVTAALDGIDAAPSDRYSSLETLISHFAHAIMRASHQLACERGPCPAFHGSLWQQGALPQDAARMIRHERGDQWCDLPAAEETLATEALRHDISRDGIRNLALMANGLAPDLTQLPIPLEGEELSLEETARLQSEFDQAWAIMPPLIERSAEALDYYIYKAWRLGLRSLTLK; this is translated from the coding sequence ATGAGCCCTCATTCATCTTCGTTGGGCAGCCACAGGACCGCCGGCGCCCGAGATTTCATCGATACTCTCATGCAGGGTATCGAAGCGGGATGGCTCGAACCGCAGCTGACCCGTTTCGATCTGCCCCGCCTGGCTCGGGCAGTGGCACAATGCACCACTCACCCCTTTGGCAGCATCGATAACCGGTCGTTCCGGGCATTTCCCGAAGAAACATCACCCGGGTTGCTGATGCGCGTGGCGATGGGGCTGGCACGTCACGAATCCCATCCCGACGAACAGGCACTCACCTTCTTTACCCTGATGAGCAATGGCGAGTTTCTGCCCGCTGCCCAGGTGTTGCGTCATGTCGGCACATCCTCGGCACCGACCCTGGAAGGCATAATGACACTGGCCACTCCCGGCGCTTGCAATTACACCAGCAAATGGTGTTCGGGGGATACGCTGGACTGGTCATCACTCGCTGCCGATACCTGGCCACCCTCATTTGCCGGATGCTGTATCGGCCTGAATGTCTGGCATGCCGACCTGGAGACTTTCCTGACCGGGATCGTGTCTGATCCGACCGTCACCACTATGCTGTGGCTACCCGATCTGTTCATGAAAAGGCTGGCGGAAGACGGCAACTGGACCCTGCTGCCACCCCATCAGTGTCCGGAACTGAATGGACTTTACGGCGCCGCCTTCGAGGCGCGATATCTGGCACACGAGCAACGGGTTGCCCAGGAACCCGGTCTGCCTCACGAGTGTGTCCGCGCCCGTACGCTATGGCAACGGCTCTTGCAGCTCTTGAGCCACAACAGCGGTCCGGGACTGATGTTTCGCGATACCTGCAACCTGGCCAGTCTGCAGCGCCATGCCGGCATGATACATGGGCCCAGCGCGGATGGCGCCCTGCTGCTGAACAGCGATGCCGATACCGTGGCAACGGCTGTGCGAGGCATCATCAACCTCGAGCGCCACCTTGACGGGTCACATGTTGACCACAAACGGCTGCAACATACCGCTCGGCTGGCCGTGCGCATGCTCGATAACGCCATCGAGCTGCTGGCCCCCGATGCTCGATCAGGTCATACGCTGTGCCACTACCGCTCACAGGGCATTGCGCCCGGTGGTGTTACTGCTGCGCTGGACGGTATCGATGCCGCCCCCTCTGATCGATACTCATCACTTGAAACCCTCATCAGCCATTTCGCGCATGCCATCATGCGAGCCTCACACCAACTGGCCTGCGAGCGCGGCCCCTGTCCCGCTTTTCATGGCTCGCTCTGGCAGCAGGGCGCTCTGCCACAGGACGCTGCACGCATGATCCGGCATGAGCGCGGAGATCAGTGGTGCGACTTGCCGGCTGCCGAGGAAACCCTTGCCACCGAAGCGTTACGACATGACATTTCACGAGACGGTATCCGTAATCTCGCCCTGATGGCCAATGGCCTTGCCCCTGACCTGACGCAATTACCGATTCCTCTTGAGGGCGAAGAACTGTCACTGGAGGAAACGGCCCGGCTCCAAAGCGAATTCGACCAGGCCTGGGCGATCATGCCACCGCTGATAGAGCGCTCGGCCGAAGCACTCGATTATTACATCTACAAGGCCTGGCGGCTGGGGCTTCGCTCGCTGACTCTGAAATGA
- a CDS encoding winged helix-turn-helix domain-containing protein: MTAQEHILIIEDDERLAALTREYLEGNGFQVTVEHDGSNGAERILALRPDLVILDLMLPGEDGLSICRRVRQQYPGPILMLTARTDDMDQVLGLEMGADDYVPKPVPPRVLLARMRALLRRADAAEAAGGETRLEFRDLVVDSSTREAWLNGERIDLTSAEFDLLWLLASNAGRVLTREEIFSALRGIRYDGQDRSIDVRVSRIRPKIGDDPHHPQRIKTVRSKGYLFVREL; this comes from the coding sequence ATGACTGCTCAGGAACACATTCTCATCATCGAGGACGACGAACGTCTGGCAGCCCTGACGCGCGAGTACCTCGAAGGCAATGGCTTTCAGGTCACCGTCGAGCATGATGGCAGCAACGGAGCGGAGCGTATTCTGGCCCTGCGCCCTGATCTCGTGATCCTCGATCTGATGTTGCCGGGTGAGGACGGTCTGTCAATCTGCCGGCGAGTACGTCAGCAGTACCCCGGACCGATCCTGATGCTCACGGCACGTACCGATGACATGGATCAGGTGCTTGGGCTGGAAATGGGGGCTGATGATTACGTTCCCAAACCGGTTCCTCCGCGTGTGCTGCTGGCGCGCATGCGAGCGCTGCTGCGTCGTGCTGATGCTGCCGAGGCGGCAGGGGGTGAAACACGACTCGAATTCCGCGATCTGGTCGTGGACTCTTCCACTCGCGAGGCCTGGCTCAATGGCGAGCGCATCGATCTGACCAGCGCCGAATTCGATCTGCTCTGGTTGCTGGCGTCCAATGCGGGCCGAGTGCTGACCCGTGAAGAGATATTTTCTGCTCTGCGCGGTATTCGCTATGACGGTCAGGATCGCTCGATCGATGTCCGTGTTTCCCGCATTCGCCCCAAGATTGGCGATGACCCCCATCACCCCCAGCGAATCAAGACAGTTCGCAGCAAGGGTTATCTGTTCGTCCGGGAGCTGTAA
- a CDS encoding ATP-binding protein codes for MSRGSTGGVFLRVYIALVAALLVILAVGLVGVSLVNDWRADQYRQRLAEAPMTLLTALVAAQPEERRNAWLEQEQERTGMGLALTDTEMLGLGYWERRELDRGEVVTRPASGDSGWRLFHRMPDSDTLLVAHFTGLSERQPQQLMLMLRQWLDAVPEDQREARFQTLRDQTSLTMGIGSGSPAGLSSSQLEQLDANQVVMNVEPEKPSLTLYTRLADGRWITVGPVRPFEPLPVISIGVVMMVMLILMGIIVYLLVRGVESRLRHMERAASRFAAGDFDARVEARGSDYLGQFGAAFNSMAAQVQAVLSAQQEMMRAVSHEFRTPVARIRFALQMVEDMSDSPTIRRQLAEVDGDIESIDRLIDEILAYARLDSATESGMMFEPVPTALMPLAEQVIGSLAPMYPALDITVRGDSPTADVDARYIQRALQNLVSNACHHARQRVMVTISVEEEVVTLDVEDDGPGVPRRDRKRIFKPFTRLDDSRTRRGERQGGYGLGLAIVARVVQWHQGQVAVDSSTVLGGARFSLVLPLQRGDEESSTSSTP; via the coding sequence ATGTCGCGAGGTTCGACCGGCGGGGTCTTCCTGCGTGTTTATATTGCCCTGGTAGCAGCGCTGCTGGTGATTCTGGCCGTCGGCCTTGTGGGTGTTTCACTGGTCAATGACTGGCGGGCGGACCAGTACCGTCAGCGTCTGGCCGAGGCGCCAATGACGCTGCTGACAGCACTGGTGGCTGCCCAGCCGGAGGAGCGCCGCAATGCCTGGCTCGAGCAGGAGCAGGAACGTACCGGTATGGGGTTGGCACTGACCGATACCGAAATGCTGGGGCTGGGCTATTGGGAACGGCGTGAGCTGGATCGGGGAGAAGTAGTGACTCGTCCCGCCAGTGGCGATTCGGGATGGCGACTCTTTCATCGCATGCCGGACTCGGACACGCTGCTGGTCGCGCATTTTACCGGTCTGTCCGAACGTCAGCCGCAGCAGCTGATGCTGATGCTGCGTCAGTGGCTCGATGCCGTGCCGGAAGACCAGCGCGAGGCGCGCTTCCAGACCCTGCGTGATCAGACCAGCCTGACCATGGGTATTGGCAGCGGCAGTCCGGCAGGGCTTTCCTCGAGTCAGCTGGAGCAGCTTGATGCCAACCAGGTGGTCATGAATGTTGAGCCTGAAAAGCCCAGTCTGACACTCTATACCCGGCTGGCGGATGGGCGCTGGATCACGGTCGGACCGGTCAGGCCCTTCGAGCCACTACCGGTGATCTCCATCGGTGTGGTGATGATGGTCATGCTGATTCTGATGGGCATCATCGTGTATCTGCTGGTGCGAGGCGTCGAATCGCGTCTGAGGCACATGGAGCGGGCCGCATCCCGTTTTGCCGCCGGTGATTTCGATGCGCGCGTCGAGGCGCGCGGCAGCGATTACCTCGGTCAGTTCGGGGCTGCCTTCAACAGCATGGCCGCTCAGGTACAGGCGGTACTCTCGGCCCAGCAGGAGATGATGCGGGCTGTTTCCCATGAGTTTCGTACACCGGTTGCCCGTATTCGCTTTGCCCTGCAGATGGTCGAAGACATGAGTGATTCGCCGACCATCAGACGTCAACTGGCGGAGGTCGATGGCGATATCGAATCGATTGACCGGTTGATTGATGAAATCCTCGCCTATGCTCGCCTCGATAGTGCTACCGAATCCGGCATGATGTTCGAACCGGTGCCAACGGCACTCATGCCGTTGGCTGAACAGGTGATCGGCTCGCTGGCACCCATGTATCCTGCGCTCGATATCACCGTGCGTGGCGATTCACCTACCGCTGATGTGGATGCCCGTTATATTCAGCGTGCCCTGCAGAATCTGGTCTCCAACGCCTGTCATCATGCTCGTCAGCGGGTCATGGTAACGATCAGCGTAGAGGAAGAGGTCGTCACTCTTGATGTCGAGGACGATGGGCCGGGGGTTCCTCGCCGTGATCGCAAGCGCATCTTCAAACCCTTCACCCGCCTTGATGACAGTCGGACTCGTCGTGGTGAGCGACAGGGCGGCTATGGGCTGGGCCTGGCCATCGTGGCCCGTGTGGTGCAATGGCATCAGGGGCAGGTCGCCGTCGATAGCTCGACTGTTCTGGGAGGGGCCAGATTCTCCCTGGTATTGCCCTTGCAGCGTGGCGATGAAGAGTCTTCGACTTCATCGACCCCATGA